Proteins from a genomic interval of Cryptococcus neoformans var. grubii H99 chromosome 8, complete sequence:
- a CDS encoding 28 kda golgi snare protein gives MSTSWDNARRHARALETALDSKLSSYSKLAASIARGSSLGGSSSRDELSMEEEGIGGYKLVEEEIEELLSKLEQAIEDLTSLINSPSQPPSTSMQHSAQTHRDNLDDYKRDFVRTRNNVEQTIRRSNLLGSVRKDISDYKSGRSGTTDALLQDRSRIDSSHRMIDDTLNQAYATREDFAQQRTFLASIDSRMGGVLNQMPGINSLITMIRTRRRRDTVIMGCVIGLCVVLLLGYMFGF, from the exons ATGTCCACCTCCTGGGACAACGCACGAAGGCATGCCCGAGCTCTTGAGACAGCCTTGGACTCGAAGTTGTCCTCTTATTCAAAGCTCGCTGCTTCCATCGCACGCGGCTCCTCGCTGGGCGGAAGCTCTAGTCGTGATGAACTCAgtatggaagaagaaggtatcGGAGGCTACAAGCtcgttgaggaggagattgaggagcTTCTCTCAAAA CTTGAACAAGCCATTGAAGATCTCACAAGCCTTATAAACTCTCCGAGCCAACCTCCTTCCACGTCAATGCAACACTCTGCCCAGACTCACAGGGATAACTTGGATGATTACAAGAGGGATTTTGTACGCACACGG AACAATGTTGAGCAAACCATACGGCGGTCAAACCTTTTAGGGTCTGTTCGCAAGGATATAAG TGATTACAAATCTGGACGGTCTGGTACAACAGACGCTCTCTTGCAAGATCGATCTCGAATAGACTCGAGTCATCGCATGATTGACGATACTTTAAA TCAAGCCTACGCTACCCGGGAAGACTTTGCCCAACAACGCACCTTCCTTGCCTCTATTGATTCTCGAATGGGCGGTGTTCTAAACCAAATGCCAGGTATCAACTCCCTCATCACAATGATTAGGACAcgtagaagaagagatactGTCATCATGGGATGTGTCATTGGCCTGTGCGTTGTATTACTTCTTGGTTATATGTTTGGGTTCTAG
- a CDS encoding membrane protein: MGALLSIPLLTGGIGTVASSLFSGCMICMGGTAASAFCKSCNCNSSIATRVGFGLIFALSSMLAYLSKTDIAIRQIEKLSWDWIKMDCSKGKCYGLLAVHRFCFALTMFHLVLSAILIGVRSTKAKRAAIQNGWWGPKLLFYFLLCFLAFLIPNEFYMAYGSYIAPIGAFFFILIGLVLLVDFAHTWSETCLDNWEHSNSNLWQFILVGSTFGMFITTITVTVLLYVFFAGSGCGTNTFFITSNLILSVIVTIVAISHPVQEANPKSGLTQASMVAAYCTYLTASAVVNHTDTQGGKCNPLHARGGTQTTTLIVGALFTFLAIAYSTSRAATQSTALVGKGRREGTSYGAIALPHDGEEEGEVRLVTNQPKGRKDEMRYQAILAAVNAGSLPASVLDEPEDEDEEIEAAMGEERDDERAGTKYNYSWFHIIFAIAAMYVAGLLTDWAIISTSPVAHPTESQFGAPGIVNEPDVYIGRSETTMWMRIISSWLCYMLYTWSLVGPVLLPDRFGDA, translated from the exons ATGGGCGCCCTACTATCCATACCCCTCCTCACAGGAGGAATAGGCACAGTTGCAAgctctctcttctcaggCTGCATGATTTGCATGG GCGGCACGGCTGCGTCCGCTTTCTGTAAATCATGTAACTGCAACTCCTCAATAGCGACAAGGGTCGGCTTTGGG CTTATATTTGCCCTATCGTCGATGTTGGCGTACCTCTCCAAAACGGACATTGCAATCCGACAGATTGAAAAGCTGAGCTGGGATTGGATTAAGATGGACTGCTCGAAAGGGAAATGCTATGGCCTCTTGGCT GTTCACCGATTCTGTTTTGCTCTGACTATGTTCCACTTGGTCCTGTCGGCTATTCTGATAGGCGTCAGATCAACAAAGGCAAAACGTGCTGCGATTCAAAATGG GTGGTGGGGTCCCAAACTTTTATTCTACTTCCTCCTTTGtttcctcgccttcctcatccccaATGAGTTCTATATGGCTTATGGCTCTTATATCGCCCCGATCGGTGCTTTCTTTTTTATCTTGATCGGCCTTGTTCTCTTGGTTGACTTTGCTCATACCTGGTCTGAGACATGTTTGGATAATTGGGAACACAGTAACTCTAATCTTTGGCaattcatcctcgtcggcTCGACATTTGGCATGTTTATCACAACTATTACCGTTACCGTTCTGCTTtatgtcttcttcgccggATCAGGATGTGGTACCAACACCTTTTTCATTACTTCCAATCTCATTCTATCGGTGATCGTGACAATAGTGGCCATATCCCATCCCGTTCAGGAAGCCAACCCCAAGTCTGGCCTTACCCAAGCTTCGATGGTTGCTGCGTACTGCACTTATCTTACCGCATCTGCTGTTGTCAATCACACCGATACTCAAGGAGGTAAATGCAACCCTCTGCACGCTCGGGGTGGTACCCAAACTACTACCCTCATTGTTGGCgccctcttcaccttcctcgccatTGCCTATTCCACTTCCCGTGCTGCTACGCAGAGCACTGCGCTGGTGGGAAAAGGTCGCCGTGAAGGCACTTCATACGGTGCGATTGCACTGCCTCATGAcggcgaggaggaaggtgaagtTAGATTGGTTACGAATCAGccgaagggaagaaaggacGAGATGCGATACCAGGCAATTTTAGCCGCTGTTAATGCGGGGTCACTACCGGCTAGCGTGCTTGACGAAccagaggacgaggatgaggaaattGAAGCCGCtatgggagaagagagggatgaTGAACGAGCAGGAACTAAATACAAC TACTCCTGGTTCCACATCATTTTTGCTATCGCAGCAATGTATGTGGCGGGTCTCCTTACAGACTGGGCTATCATTTCGACATCACCTGTAGCCCATCCTACCGAGTCTCAATTCGGCGCTCCCGGCATTGTGAACGAGCCCGACGTCTACATCGGAAGATCGGAAACGACaatgtggatgaggatcaTAAGCAGCTGGTTGTGCTATATGCTTTATACGTGGAGCTT AGTTGGCCCTGTGCTGTTGCCTGATCGCTTTGGAGATGCGTAA
- a CDS encoding methionine aminopeptidase, type II codes for MSPVAMPKVEDLTISQEKAEKEPEVVEGEEGNDDDEEGEGEEGPGTGDAKKKKKKKKSKKKKSATVIQSEPPRVGLTKIFKNGVFPVGEEVEYKNDTTSRITSAEAREREQLAQEDPSTRYANIRRAGEVHRQVRAYAQKAVKPGMTMTEIANLIEDGTRAVVEENGFESGIGFPTGLSVNEVAAHYTPNPGDKQVLQQHDVMKVDFGVHVNGRIVDSAFTMSFEPTWDKLLEAVKDATNTGIREAGIDVRMCDIGEAIQEVMESYEVEVNGKVYPVKSISNLNGHSITPYTIHGGIGTRPGKSVPIVKQHGSDKDETKMEEGEYFAIETFGSTGRGRVIEEGACSHYALNSAAPEKYQGHHQSAKSLLASVKRNFGTLPFCRRYLDHVGEKNYLLALNTLVREDFIADYPPLVDPQPGAMTAQFEHTILLRPTCKEVVSRGDDY; via the exons ATGTCACCGGTAGCTATGCCCAAGGTCGAAGACCTCACGATCTCTCAAGAAAAGGCGGAAAAGGAGCCCGAAGTCgttgaaggtgaagagggaaatgacgatgacgaagaaggtgaaggtgaagaaggccCCGGCACAGGAG Acgccaagaagaaaaagaagaagaagaagt ccaagaagaagaaatctGCTACTGTTATCCAATCTGAGCCCCCTCGAGTAGGTCTCACCAAGATTTTCAAGAACGGTGTTTTCCCTGTTGGTGAGGAGGTAGAGTACAAGAATGA CACAACGTCTCGAATAACTTCTGCCGAGGCTCGAGAGCGCGAACAACTGGCTCAAGAAGACCCTTCCACTCGATATGCCAACATCCGGCGCGCAGGTGAAGTTCATCGACAGGTTCGAGCGTACGCCCAGAAAGCTGTCAAGCCCGGTATGACCATGACGGAGATTGCCAACTTGATTGAGGACGGAACCAGGGCCGTAGTTGAGGAGAACGGTTTTGAGAGTGGTATCGGTTTTCCCACCGGTCTGAGTGTGAACGAGGTGGCTGCCCACTACACTCCTAACCCAGGAGACAAGCAAG TGTTGCAGCAGCATGACGTGATGAAGGTTGACTTTGGTGTTCACGTCAACGGTAGAATAGTCGATTCTGCTTTCACCATGAGCTTTGAGCCTACGTGGGACAAGTTGCTCGAGGCTGTGAAGGATGCAACCAACACTGGTATCCGG GAGGCAGGTATCGACGTTCGAATGTGCGACATTGGCGAGGCCATCCAAGAAGTAATGGAATCCTACGAAGTTGAGGTCAACGGCAAAGTCTATCCAG TCAAATCTATCAGCAACCTCAATGGTCACTCCATCACCCCCTACACCATTCACGGAGGCATCGGCACCCGACCAGGCAAGTCTGTCCCTATTGTCAAGCAGCACGGCTCCGACAAGGATGAAAcaaagatggaggaaggcgaGTATTTTGCCATCGAGACTTTCGGTAGTACTGGTAGGGGCAGAGTCATCGAAGAGGGAGCTTGTTCTCATTATGCGCTAAACTCTGCGGCGCCGGAAAAGTACCAGGGCCA CCACCAATCTGCAAAATCTCTTTTGGCGTCTGTGAAGAGAAACTTTGGGACTCTGCCGTTTTGTAGGCGATATCTCGATCACGTGGGGGAGAAGAACTACCTACTAGCT TTGAACACTCTTGTTCGAGAAGACTTTATTGCCGATTACCCTCCCCTCGTTGACCCTCAACCTGGTGCGATGACTGCTCAATTT GAGCATACGATCTTGTTGAGACCCACTTGTAAAGAGGTCGTTTCTCGGGGCGATGACTATTAG
- a CDS encoding STE/STE20/YSK protein kinase, protein MSTYSENNPNNPHADPELFYVRQNRIGKGSFGEVYQGYDKRTSLPVAIKIIDLESAEDEIDDIQQEIQILSQLDSEFVTRYHGSFLKGSHLWIIMEYCSGGSCSDLMKAGVFREEYIAILARELLRGLEYLHEEGKLHRDIKAANILLTANGDVKLADFGVSGQLTATMTKKNTFVGTPYWMSPEVIKQSGYDHKADIWSLGITCIEMAMGEPPYADLHPMKVLFLIPKNPPPQLDDRFSRPFRDFVSLCLQRDPRNRPTARELLKHKFIKTARKASYLTELIEKYEKWKAEGGAKPADDGVSGMSQEPAYGPAADALWDFGTVRNNLPGTISHNTGRPLPPTNGSVSGPPNSRMSIQSATATRTKGEEFLPPSLSGRALPTTPSRGTSTSTYVNSPGHSQGSSTPIRTRDDRQPLYPTVRGAMVPPPAPVPAPSQVQPPQHHHDEQLEENGDEDVMLEGVIIPALSNLATRVPNDHARATLDRLRRAFVEAERSIPGVTSAFVLEIVENVEQTEEH, encoded by the exons ATG TCCACCTATTCAGAAAACAATCCCAATAATCCGCATGCCGATCCCGAGCTCTTCTATGTCCGTCAGAATCGCATTG GCAAGGGAAGTTTCGGAGAGGTTTACCAAGG CTATGACAAGCGAACGTCTTTACCAGTGGCCATAAAGATAATTGACCTAGAGAGTGCcgaggatgagattgacGACATCCAACAAGAAATACAGATCCTCAGCCAGCTGGATAGCGAGTTTGTGACGAGATATCATGGGTCCTTTTTAAAAGGCTCACACCTCTGGATCATCATGGAATACTGTTCAGGAGGCTCGTGCTCTGACTTG ATGAAAGCTGGCGTCTTCAGAGAAGAATACATTGCAATCTTGGCCCGTGAGCTCTTGAGGGGATTGGAGTATCTGCACGAAGAAGGGAAACTCCATCGAGACATCAAGG CTGCCAACATCCTTCTCACTGCCAATGGCGATGTCAAGCTCGCAGATTTTGGTGTTTCTGGTCAATTAACAGCCACAATGACTAAGAAG AACACATTCGTTGGAACGCCTTATTGGATGTCGCCGGAAGTGATCAAGCAGTCTGGGTACGATCACAAAGCGGATATTTGGAGTCTTG GCATCACTTGCATTGAAATGGCCATGGGTGAACCTCCATATGCCGACTTGCATCCCATGAAAGTACTATTCCTGATCCCTAAGAACCCTCCTCCGCAACTGGACGATCGTTTTTCCCGCCCTTTCCGTGATTTTGTATCCCTCTGTCTTCAGCGTGATCCTCGCAAT CGTCCTACTGCCAGAGAATTGCTGAAGCACAAATTCATCAAAACTGCGAGGAAAGCTTCATATCTTACTGAGCTGATTGAAAAGTACGAGAAGTGGAAGGCTGAAGGAGGTGCAAAACCCGCAGATGATGGTGTCAGTGGAATGTCCCAAGA GCCCGCTTATGGGCCCGCAGCTGATGCGCTTTGGGATT TTGGAACCGTCCGCAATAACCTACCCGGAACCATTTCACATAACACCGGACGCCCTCTTCCACCCACAAATGGTAGCGTTAGCGGCCCTCCTAATTCTCGCATGTCCATTCAATCTGCCACAGCTACTCGCACCAAAGGAGAGGAATTCCTTCCACCATCGCTGAGTGGTCGAGCGCTCCCTACTACCCCATCACGTGGTACCTCCACATCTACATATGTGAATTCTCCCGGTCATTCTCAGGGTAGTTCGACTCCGATTAGGACGAGGGACGATAGGCAACCTTTGTACCCTACTGTTAGAGGGGCGATGGTTCCTCCCCCTGCTCCAGTTCCTGCGCCGTCGCAAGTGCAACCGCCGcagcatcatcatgacGAGCAATTGGAAGAGAatggcgatgaagatgtaATGCTTGAAGGTGTCATCATTCCCGCTCTCAGCAAC CTCGCTACTCGTGTACCGAATGACCATGCCCGAGCGACTTTGGATCGCCTACGCCGCGCCTTCGTAGAAGCCGAGAGATCTATCCCAGGCGTCACCTCTGCTTTTGTCTTGGAAATCGTTGAGAACGTGGAACAAACCGAGGAACACTAG
- a CDS encoding pumilio domain-containing protein c: MDTLLAIASNRYGARYLLRCLESSQATLHQKDTYRSRAVIAQSKPVDPEGLSDIHKWMQDLKALRECRMISQEYKDLEKDLMLGREGSSMHVLLMVEKSLSSHPVSALPLSANTDADPPPSLTLPAIFAFKRASSDGIVYNAMRWLLFWHQPPYKRGLPMRCREVIGYFYITGRRPEEKPIPQPQVWAR; encoded by the exons ATGGACACACTGCTGGCAATAGCCTCAAATCGGTATGGAGCAAGGTATCTGCTGAGGTGCTTAGAAAGCTCACAAGCCACCTTGCACCAAAAG GATACTTACCGAAGCCGTGCAGTCATTGCCCAATCGA AGCCGGTTGACCCTGAAGGGCTGTCTGATATCCATAAATGGATGCAAGACCTGAAAGCTCTGCGCGAGTGTCGAATGATCTCTCAAGAATACAAGGATCTGGAAAAGGATTTGATGTTAGGAAGAGAGG GAAGCAGCATGCACGTCCTCCTT ATGGTCGAAAAATCATTATCATCACACCCTGTCTCTGCTCTCCCTTTGAGTGCCAATACCGACGCAGACCCGCCGCCTTCACTTACACTCCCTGCCATCTTTGCCTTCAAGCGAGCATCTAGTGACGGTATTGTTTATAATGCAATGCGATGGCTGCTTTTTTGGCATCAACCTCCGTATAAACGTGGTCTGCCCATGAGATGCCGAGAAGTAATAGGTTATTTCTATATAACTGGTAGGAGACCGGAGGAAAAGCCGATTCCGCAACCGCAAGTATGGGCAAGATGA